CATTGCTACACAATTACATTGCAATGGGCTGCTGCACAGACACAGTGATTGCTTCAAAGAATTAAACAAGAACGAACAATCCACGTGTGCTGCCAGCCGGCACACTCTCACTGCGCACAGGCGGACGAAGAGATGGTGTTGCGCAGCGGCGAGCTCAGCGAGCTGTGGCTCACGCTGCAGGAATAACTCGAGCCCTTGTTCCATTCAGCGGTGGGTACCCGCAGGTAACTGCTCAGCCTGTAGGTCTGGTCGGTGTCCAGGGCCACGGCGCCTGTCGTCACCCCGCTCTTCGTCTCGACTCCATCCACGGTCCAGCGCAACGCTACCAAGCCCGGCTTAAAACCACTCACCAGACAGGAGAGAGTGGCCGAACCCTTGCCGGTCTCCTCCGGAGAAGGAGGGAGCAGAAGAACTGAGGGCTCCCGGGAATCGCTACCTGTGTGAGAGAGGAGACGGAGGGAAATAGAAACAATATTacttcatggactgttcagagatAGAAACACCAGCGCTGAAATTAACATAGGCATTGGGACACAGTATTCGGCACATTTGACCCCTCGGGTGCAAACCTTTGAGTAAAGAGTTGCCCGGATTATTCGCAGCCTTGAGCGGCTACGACGTGACATCATTTATTTAAAAACATGTTTTAAATCCACTCTGCTCTCGACACTGCATTGTGTTAGAAGATAACTACACAATGTCTTCGCTAATTGCCCACACCGTGCCCATATGAATGGTCCCTTTAGTAAGCCCAGTTCTTTGTTGCTCTCCAATAACTCCACAAATCTTGAACTTTCAGAACAATAACTGAAAATATTGCACCTTCAGTTGATGATAGAATGCAGGCTGTTTGGGATGTCCCGAGTGCGAGAAATCTCAATCGATAGCTAACGCTCAGTACACAGTGACTGAGGAGGAATGACGGAGACAAGAGCAAGTTTGTGAACCGGTGAGAAGCGGGAAGAGGTGAAACGACTCGTTCAGACCCACATTGCATTCCGAACCCCAAGTCGCTCGAATCTCTGAACAGCCTATTTTCTACCCAGCATCTTCCCCTAGTGTGTATTACTACAAAAAAGCCTCATGTTCTTCTACTGTGTTTTCTACAATCACGATAACACGATCCTTAACCACAAACTGTGAATTTCAGTAACTTGAAGCGGTGAACATCTTTTTCTCTGTGGTGCAGGATTTACCGCACCCAGAAAAATTATGGAATATTCGCGTCAAACATGTTCGCAGAGGTAGTGAAAGAAGAGGGACGGGTAGATGTCATGCTTGTGGTAGCGACCATTTCCCCAAATTATGTGTGAATATTATTCAAGTCCGTACGGGAGATAGCGATAGGATCGAAAGTCAATACATATTCCTCAGGGCAGTAATGTAAGCCGAGgggagaaaaaaattaaaggaaAAGTTCGGTGAACGTTTACTTCTTATACAGAGTGATGGGGCATGAGCTGGAGGAGGAAGATAAGATAGGGACGTTTAAAAAGCTTTTAGACGGACACGTGAGTGTgctgagaatggagggatatggagtatGTGCAGACAGCAGGAAATAGTTTAATTTGCCGTCAAAGAGGGGCCGCTGtgttaagactattaaatggttctcttgtacgataagatggacgattgacctcacaatctacttcctTATGATCTTGCaacttatctacctgcactgcacttcctctgggGCTCgtacattttattctgtattaaGCTGTCTTTAACTCAATGTACTGCAATCACTTGATCTTTATGGACAGTATGCATTACAAACTTTTCATTCCATCTTGTGAAAAGTAGCAAAAGTAAGCCAATGCTAAAAATACAATCCACGGGTCCTATTATGTTAAAAAGGAGGGAGGTCGGAAAGTATTGATTTCTGCTACACCGACTGAAGTAGGTCAGAAGTGCCCAACAAAAAAACTGTTCACAAGTCAAACGATCATTAATTTAATTGATGAggttgactagatgggctgaactgCCTCTTTGCCGGACTGAGAGAGATGGAAactcccacagtgaagacaaaGGGAAGTCTACCCTGGACGGGGTTTTATCCAGCTGTGGGGAATGAGAGTGGTTGCAATATTATTTTTTTGGAACAGAATGAGGCAGTCACTTACTCTTAATATCCAGGATGGTACCTGGACCGAGGATAACTGCACTATCCCACGTTCCACAGTAATAGACGGCGGAATCCCGGGATTCCAAACTGCTGATAGTCAGGATGTGAATGTTGCTGGAGGTGTCTCTCGACGGCTGAAAACGGTTTGTAATCCCTGGCCCTCGGTATATATCATTGTCCGTCTCATGTAATAACACCCACGCCGGTCTCTCCCCGGGACGCTGTCGGTACCAGTTCATGTGGTAACTTCCAACATTACCGTTCTGTATTCGACACTCTAAGCGGACGGTTTGTCCCGCGGAAACAGGTCCGGACATTGGGGTCTGATTGAGCACTGGGGCAGCGTGGATATCTGCAATAAAGCACAATAAAAACACTGGGTGACTTGGAGCAAAATAAAAATCAGGCAGTAATGCCAATTTAACGGATTATCCGTGCATAAACCAATCGGCCTCTCACCTGGTAAATGAACCAGCAGAACCCACAGGAGATGCAGCGCTGGGGACATTCCTCCGGACAGGTGCAGACAGCGAGCGCCCAAAAATTCCAACCGAACCATGCGTTGTTCTGCAAACTTCGGGAACTGCTCAGATTTCAGAGCCTACAAGCAGTCTTCGGGTCTGTTTATTAAGTGAGATGTAAATGAGTGGGCGGCGCCAGGGAAAGAATGTGGGCGGAGTTAGACAAGCTGACCTTCGGAAGCTTTGAATGGCCACCTTGCTGATTTTTAAAACCTTTACCGCGAATTTCAAGATTGTTACATCTTCAGTTGTATCACATATCCAGGCCTATAGAACTTCGGAGAATACTCATGCTAAAATTATTTTAGACATTGTTTCAGCTGCTTTCCTCTGGGACAGTGGGTGTGGGACTTGGTGGCACTGGGCCCCTCTTGACTACTCAGAATGGCTAATGAGAACAAAACTGTTGAAGGTCACATCAAATTTCTACAAAGTCTCTATGCCGTCCCAAAATTACCACGACAATGCATTGGTTCCCATCTGAGAATATGCCATTACTGTAGAAAGCATGTCGCTGTTTTGCTTATGAGACAATTTGTCGCTAAAATGCGTAACTCCCAACCGACAAGTGATTTTCTCTATAGACTTTAGAGTGCGCCTGGGCAGAATTTAATTTACCGTCACACATTGGGGTCTGTTATTGTGCAAAGGTGTTGCAATGGAACGCAATCAATGCAGCAGGGCATTAAGAGTGTTCCTCTCGGCAGTGAACCTCCCGCACATAATTAGATGGGAATTAGGGACGTTCAGCAATAATTGCACCGGTGATACAAACGgctacagatactggaatctgtaACAACTCAGAAAGAGCTGGAAGGACTAAACtgatcaggtagtatctatgcCGGTAAATGGACTGTCGCCGTTTACGTCCGAGAACGTTCATCTGAAATCCCAGTCATGTAATTTTCCGACAGTGAGATATTGAGGCATGGAACAAGACTCCGAAAATAGTCAGACAAGGCTGATAGGAGCAAACATCAGTTTGACTACATTAGCTCCAGCAATGGCCCATGTCAACAGAAAAGGATCTGACCACCAGCCCGTGACGTTCCATGACCTTATTGCGCCATCCACATTCGGAGGGGACCACTGATCAGAAACCACTGCATTGATTAAATTGATGCTTATAAATTAGACTGTGTTCATAGGTTTGGGAttataaaattcaaagttcaatgtaaattcacTATCAAAGTGCGGTAAGTCATTAACAGCGGGCATTCGCAGTAGATAttaaggaatacaatagaatcaaggaaAAGCTAAAGACTaagacagccaatgtgcaaaataagacaaactgtgcaaatagaaacaaaaacataaatacatatataaataGATGAATTAATAAACGTTACCATGCCTTACATAAGCATTCATTTCACACTTCATGTCAGCTTGTCCATCTTCAGGCGATGCCACTCAGACACCTTTGTAAAATCTATTTTCTGACTGCATGTTTTGGATTGTTACTGCATCTAATGTGCATGGCTTTATCTACTGTGTTtttcacattggcctcagaggaacGGTAGTTCGTATCTGTACATGTGTATGGTTAATTGGCGGTAAATTTCACACATGACCTCATCATTTCGACATTGAAAGAGACTCCAATTTAGAACAGTTTCTCCACACATCACCTCAAGCTTTCCACATTTTATCCAGTATTTTTTGCGCCCTGCCTGTTTTCTTCAGCTGTGAACAATTGCCCGCTGTTAATGATACTCGGCGAAATACATGATGACTTATCACACTTTGATGGTAAATttatattgaactttgaattttataaTCCCAAGCCTATGAACACGGTCTAATTTATAAGCATCAATTTAATCAATCCAGTGTTTCTGATCAGTTGTCCCATCCGAATATTGATGGTGAAATAAGGTCATGGAATGCAACGGCTGGTGGTCAGATCCTTTCCTGTTGACATGGGCCATTGCTGGAGCTAATGTAGTCAGACTGATGTTTGCTCCTACCAGCCTTGTCTGACTATTTTCAGAGTCTTGCTCCATGCCTCAATATCTCACTGTCGGAAAATTACACGACTGGGATTTCAGATGAACGTTCTCGGACGTAAACGGCGACTGCCATTTTCCggcatagatactgtctgacccgtTTAGTCCTTCCAGCTCTTTctgagttgctccagattccagcatctgcagccgtTTGCATCACCGGTGCAACTATTGATGAACATCCCTAATTCCCATCTAATTATACGCGGAAGGTTCAACAGTCATTCCGCACTGTCCTGAAAACCCTGATAATCAACAAACATGGCAATAATACACTTGGATCCCTTGTCCAAGTGTTTGGATATGCACTGTGAACAGCTGGATTTCTTCCTTCAGCAAACTCTTGCGAATCACGTCACAGGCGGCCTGCTGATAATCAACATGAACCGCGTCCGCGGATTGCCAGTGGCTTCCTACTGCGAAAGTTCTGACACGATTACCAAGAGATCTCTAAGAAATTTGCCGATCACGTTTTCTATCCCTGTTTCCCAGATGACCTGCAGGCACTTCCTTAACGTGAGGAGACCGAAGATATAATTGataaatattacaggaaagtcgTCACCATCAAGCTGCAGGCGGCgagtacctgggtgactgtcgggAGAAGTGAAATTAAGTAGTTAGAACAGAGCACCCatctggctgttcccctcaaaaacaagtctAACACTTTGGATACTTTTATAAAGGATGGCAACCCGGGAGAATGCCACGGAgaccgggttacaggcactgagcatgggtccgtggtgtagaagggaaagagagagaagaaaggtgCGGTAGCTATAGAGGAGTCGATAGAGAGTGGAACAGACAGCAAATTCTAGAGACGTTAACGGGACAACCAggtggcatgttgcctcccaggtaccagggtcaggggAGCAGCCAGACgtcttgatacatattggtaccaatcaCATAAGAAGGAAAAGAAATTAGAGCCAGAGGTGGACCATACGTTACACAGGAAATATAGAAGGcaagtcaaaagagcaatgtaGTTACGGGAGATTTTAACGTGCAGGTcgactgggaaaattaggtttgtaatggatctcaagagagagagtttgttgcATGCCTAGTAGATAGCTTTTCAGCGCAGTTTGTCGCAGAGCCGACAAGGGGATCAGTTATACTCGTTTGGGTGCtagtaatgaaccagaggcgattagggagcttaaggtcaaAGAACCCTAAGGCTTTACCCTTGTAAACCCTGAGTGATTACATGAAATTTGATACGGAGAAAGTGAAGCCTGATGTAGAAGTCTTTCAGTGAAGTAAGTGAAATTTCATTGGTAAGAGAGGggagttgaccaaagtaaattggaaagagctgcTAGCAGGCATTTCAGCTGAGCAGCAATGACGTGCGTtggtgggaaaaatgaggaaggtgcatgaCAT
The sequence above is drawn from the Mobula hypostoma chromosome 2, sMobHyp1.1, whole genome shotgun sequence genome and encodes:
- the LOC134337281 gene encoding immunoglobulin lambda-1 light chain-like; protein product: MVRLEFLGARCLHLSGGMSPALHLLWVLLVHLPDIHAAPVLNQTPMSGPVSAGQTVRLECRIQNGNVGSYHMNWYRQRPGERPAWVLLHETDNDIYRGPGITNRFQPSRDTSSNIHILTISSLESRDSAVYYCGTWDSAVILGPGTILDIKSSDSREPSVLLLPPSPEETGKGSATLSCLVSGFKPGLVALRWTVDGVETKSGVTTGAVALDTDQTYRLSSYLRVPTAEWNKGSSYSCSVSHSSLSSPLRNTISSSACAQ